In Zingiber officinale cultivar Zhangliang chromosome 8B, Zo_v1.1, whole genome shotgun sequence, a single genomic region encodes these proteins:
- the LOC122015756 gene encoding probable nucleolar protein 5-2, producing MLVLFETPAGFALFKVLDEGKLDKVEDLWKEFTSAESARKIVKLQAFNKFENTSDALSAATLLIDSKPSKGLRKFLRAHCDGETLAVADSKLGNAIKDKLKIDCLHNNAVMELMRGLRNQLTELISGLAVQDLAPMSLGLSHSLSRYKLKFSPDKVDTMIIQAIGLLDDLDKELNTYAMRVREWYGWHFPELAKIVQDNIQYAKAVKLMGNRTNAVSLDFSEILSDETETELKEAAVISMGTEVSDLDLVNIKELCDQVLALSEYRAQLYDYLKSRMNTIAPNLTALVGELVGACLIAHGGSLLNLAKQPGSTVQILGAEKALFRALKTKHATPKYGLIFHASLVGQAAPKIKGKISRSLAAKTALAIRYDALGDGQDNSMGLENRAKLEARLRVLEGRELGHSAGSTKGKPKIEFYDKDRKKGAGALITPAKTYNSSADLVLSQATDPTPTKPASEQEAAFPKKRKRQETEPTPTEKSTDEALANQAKDEGEKRKKKKKKLTEVDNTDSPISRDEAEEQVKKKKKKIAKVENTDSPIGDPTSRDEAEGQVKKKKKKDSKQEAELVHHPPLEEEPSKKEKKKKKQVEEEQAPGDTIQKKKEKKKKDKAGH from the exons ATGTTGGTGTTGTTTGAAACTCCTGCGGGGTTTGCCCTGTTCAAGGTTTTGGATGAAGGAAAGCTCGACAAAGTCGAG GATTTATGGAAGGAGTTCACAAGTGCAGAGTCAGCTAGAAAG ATTGTGAAGCTGCAAGCTTTTAATAAATTCGAGAACACTTCGGATGCATTATCTGCTGCAACCTTATTGATTGATAGCAAGCCCAGCAAAGGCCTGAGGAAGTTTTTACGTGCTCATTGTGATGGTGAAACCTTGGCTGTGGCTGACTCAAAACTTGGCAATGCAATAAAGGATAAATTG AAAATTGATTGTCTTCACAACAATGCTGTGATGGAGCTGATGAGGGGGCTCAGGAACCAGCTGACGGAACTCATTTCTGGGTTAGCTGTACAAGATTTAGCTCCAATGAGCTTGGGATTGTCACACAGCTTATCCAGATACAAGCTAAAATTCAGCCCTGATAAG GTCGATACAATGATAATCCAAGCTATTGGTTTGTTGGATGATTTAGACAAAGAGCTCAATACCTATGCCATGAGAGTTCGGGAATGGTATGGATGGCATTTTCCAGAGCTTGCTAAAATTGTACAAGACAATATTCAATATGCAAAAGCAGTTAAGTTGATGGGCAACCGTACAAATGCTGTTTCACTTGATTTTTCTGAG ATACTGTCCGATGAGACTGAAACAGAGCTGAAAGAAGCAGCAGTGATATCGATGGGAACTGAAGTTAGTGATTTAGACTTGGTTAACATTAAGGAACTCTGTGATCAGGTGCTAGCTCTTTCAGAGTATAGAGCTCAGCTTTATGACTACCTGAAAAGTAGAATGAACACAATTGCACCTAATTTGACTGCTCTTGTTGGGGAGCTGGTTGGAGCATGCCTTATTGCTCATGGTGGTAGTTTACTGAATCTAGCAAAGCAACCTGGAAGCACAGTTCAGATTCTTGGTGCTGAAAAG GCATTGTTTCGAGCTTTAAAGACAAAACATGCTACACCAAAGTATGGCCTTATTTTCCATGCATCATTAGTTGGTCAGGCAGCTCCAAAAATCAAAGGGAAAATATCTCGTTCTCTTGCTGCCAAGACCGCTTTGGCTATTCGGTATGATGCTCTTGGTGATGGCCAAGACAACAGTATGGGATTGGAGAATCGGGCCAAG CTTGAAGCACGCCTTAGGGTCCTTGAGGGCAGAGAGTTGGGTCATTCTGCTGGCTCTACCAAAGGGAAGCCCAAgattgaattctatgataaagaTCGAAAGAAGGGTGCAGGGGCCTTGATCACTCCGGCAAAG ACATACAATTCCTCAGCTGATCTTGTCCTCAGTCAAGCAACTGACCCTACTCCAACGAAGCCTGCTAGTGAACAGGAAGCAGCATTTCCAAAGAAGAGGAAGCGCCAGGAAACAGAGCCAACTCCCACTGAGAAATCAACAGATGAGGCTCTTGCAAACCAGGCCAAggatgagggagagaagagaaagaagaagaagaagaagttgaccgAGGTAGACAACACTGATTCACCAATTTCCAGAGACGAAGCAGAAGAGCAAgttaaaaagaagaagaaaaagatagcTAAGGTAGAGAACACTGACTCGCCAATTGGTGATCCAACTTCGAGAGatgaagccgaagggcaagttaaaaagaagaaaaagaaggattCAAAGCAGGAAGCTGAGTTAGTGCACCATCCACCACTCGAAGAGGAGCCaagcaaaaaggaaaagaagaagaaaaaacaggtTGAGGAAGAGCAGGCACCCGGTGATACGattcaaaagaaaaaggaaaagaagaaaaaagacaAAGCAGGACACTAA